One genomic window of Pseudopipra pipra isolate bDixPip1 chromosome 17, bDixPip1.hap1, whole genome shotgun sequence includes the following:
- the MTCL2 gene encoding microtubule cross-linking factor 2 isoform X1, which produces MEAEPAEPGPPAPPPPPPPPPLPERKKKPQRAPSPARPKEVPGWSLAKSRRGGPGGHPGAAPRLSAGGAHPHPHPRRAGGKDGRPEKRGAAGARPGGKGPAGRGAARPKGRRHGADTAAPGARRTASAPGSVPAPGPSSGLTDSSSEVSDCSASEEAKLLSLELGLSGSDGESPGSAPPPPPSAGEASPLPEEPSVASVASSRLQLSTSLAFSDLTEELLDAGTDGLLRELEDLRSENDYLKDEIEELRAEMLEMRDVYMEEDVYQLQELRQQLDQASKTCRILQYRLRKAERRSLRVAQTGQVDGELIHSLEQDVKVAKDVSVRLHNELEVVEKKRIRLEEENEDLRQRLIETELAKQVVQNEMDKLRENSLKKRGSRSLGKTEKKPSVQEDSADLKCQLHFAKEESALMCKKLTKLAKENDGMKEELLKYRSLYGDLDSSLSVEELADSPHSREAELKVHLKLVEEEANILSRRIVELEVENRGLRAEMDDMKGQGDRELPGQDTRFLVGISSCGDGGDTVAELRRHLQFVEEEAELLRRSLLELEDQNKLLLNELSKYKSDHELDVTLSEDSCSVVSEPSQEELATAKVQISELSGKVKKLQYENRVLLSNLQRCDLASCQTTRPMLETDAEAGDSAQCVPTVGWRDGTGGGEADGQDRVPGNGKVLDGPAKVLKPKDLETLLGIRDQATLVSKAIDVLISDANGFTSGLKACLDNECAGVLLGEAVGSGGESPSDAKLMNVLLMRLGVLQQDLGCLVRKVDHLTGGIKEHTDSFPFSSPSSHDVTKEGLQKDHSSDFQQPDFRDADPFRIPHAKDTDPTHPRSYKTCRPEENDSYATEMKELQLVLSEANESLRGLQEQLSQERQLRKDEVDNFSQKICQLKEDHQKALLRREFELQSLNLQRRLEQKFWSQEKNLLVQESQQFRQSFLLLFMKLKWFLKRWRQGKMVHSEGEDFLEVNSMKELYLLLEEEELAPQQQADNKMCAGDTWTPNTPNECIKTLADMKVTLKELCTELREERRGASELQQQFTKAKAAWEMERAELKCHIAQLESKAGKGIAERALPDWKVALKREREEHQHLLAESYSAVMDLTKQLQISEKNWNQEKVELLARFKEEQQQAEQQAKDLQNKLNQLQKGSNPWALKHSEMEKHGSNWKEALNEKITDKETISETEAKGTNLKRTKSVSSMSEFESLLDCSPYLPGKTVPGLGDHARGKKSSSATQLLPNGIRDSASVPPSNCTYVNIEQPAPDSLAKEKLDVSSWDYSRASSLSGHDPAHKQIQRSYTAPDKTGIRIYYSPPVVRRLEAPLVHNKEGKIMIEPGFLFTMAKPKEPEESASTEGTYSQWLCNFSKQQRELLDGGTVEGAVPPVPRFPPALHDLEISGNMSDDMKEITNCVRQAIRSSSLERKVKSTSSQTVGLAHVGTQTIQTVSVGLQTDLPRGAGVHSKSWSPRSSSLVSVRSKQISSSLDKVHSRIERPCCSPKYGSPKLQRRSSSKLDASKDRSLWNLHQGKQNGSAWARSTTTRDSPVLSNINDGLSSLFSVVEHAGSTESIWKPGCPESSRAKPEAPKYGLVQEFFRNVCGRAQSPTTPQEKKEAAGEEGSKRAEHPSAVTHHPAENISRVLNKKVLKQSSCEDPKPSSPGQGSKDTALRDPDLISALASEDTACDCSSQSLTSCFARPSRSAVRHSPSKCKLHPADPPRAEEKPGASTCNVKPSAF; this is translated from the exons gccggcggggcgcggcgcggcgcggccgAAGGGCCGGCGGCACGGAGCCGACACGGCGGCCCCCGGGGCGCGGAGAACGGCGTCGGCGCCCGGCTCGGTGCCGGCGCCCGGGCCGAGCTCCGGGCTGACCGACAGCAGCTCGGAGGTGTCGGACTGCAGCGCCTCGGAGGAGGCGAAGCTGCTCTcgctggagctggggctgagcgGCAGCGATGGCGAGTCCCCCGGCagcgccccgccgccgccgccctcgGCCGGGGAGGCGTCGCCGCTGCCCGAGGAGCCCTCGGTCGCCTCCGTGGCCAGCAGCCGCCTGCAGCTCAGCACCTCGCTCGCCTTCTCCGACCTCACCGAGGAGCTGCTGGACGCCGGCACCGACGGGCTGCTCCGCGAGCTGGAGGACCTGCGCTCCGAGAACGACTATCTCAAG GATGAGATCGAGGAGCTGCGCGCCGAGATGCTGGAGATGAGGGATGTCTACATGGAGGAGGACGTGTaccagctgcaggagctccGGCAGCAGCTGGACCAGGCCAGCAAGACGTGCCGCATCCTGCAGTACCGGCTGCGCAAGGCCGAGCGCCGCAGCCTGCGCGTGGCACAGACCGGCCAGGTGGACGGAGAGCTCATCCACAGCCTCGAGCAGGACGTCAAG GTGGCCAAGGACGTCTCTGTGCGGCTCCACAATGAGCTGGAGGTGGTGGAGAAGAAGAGGatcaggctggaggaggagaacgAGGACCTGCGCCAGCGGCTCATCGAGACCGAGCTGGCCAAACAGGTGGTGCAGAACGAGATGGACAAGCTCCGAGAG aatTCCCTCAAGAAACGGGGGTCTCGCTCCCTTGGGAAGACAGAGAAGAAGCCATCAGTGCAG GAGGACAGCGCAGACCTGAAGTGCCAGCTGCATTTTGCCAAGGAGGAGTCGGCCCTGATGTGCAAGAAGCTGACCAAGCTGGCCAAGGAGAATGATGGGAtgaaggaggagctgctgaagtACCGGTCCCTGTACGGGGACCTCGACAGCTCCCTCTCCGTGGAGGAGCTGGCTGACTCTCCCCATTCCCGCGAGGCCGAGCTGAAGGTGCACCTCAAGCTGGTGGAAGAGGAAGCCAACATCCTCAGCCGGAGGATAGTGGAGCTGGAGGTGGAGAACCGCGGGCTGCGGGCGGAGATGGACGACATGAAGGGCcagggggacagggagctgCCGGGGCAGGACACGCGGTTCCTGGTGGGCATCTCGAGCTGCGGGGACGGAGGGGACACGGTGGCGGAGCTGCGCCGGCACCTGCAGTTTGTGGAGGAGGAGGCCGAGCTGCTGAGGCGCtcgctgctggagctggaggaccaGAACAAGCTCCTGCTGAACGAGCTGAGCAAGTACAAGTCGGACCACGAGCTGGACGTGACGCTGTCGGAGGACAGCTGCTCGGTGGTCAGCGAGCCCTCGCAGGAGGAGCTGGCCACGGCCAAGGTGCAGATCAGCGAGCTGAGCGGGAAGGTGAAGAAGCTGCAGTACGAGAACCGCGTGCTGCTCTCCAACCTGCAGCGCTGCGACCTGGCCTCCTGCCAGACCACCCGGCCCATGCTGGAGACCGACGCCGAGGCCGGAGACTCGGCACAGTGCGTCCCCACCGTTGGCTGGAGGGACGGCACGGGCGGCGGCGAGGCCGACGGGCAGGACAGGGTGCCTGGCAACGGGAAGGTGCTCGATGGCCCCGCCAAGGTGCTCAAGCCCAAAGACCTGGAGACTTTGCTGGGCATCAGGGACCAGGCGACGCTCGTCAGCAAAGCGATCGACGTCTTAATTTCGGATGCCAACGGCTTCACCTCCGGGCTGAAGGCTTGCTTGGACAACGAGTGCGCGGGGGTGCTGCTGGGCGAGGCGGTGGGCAGTGGTGGTGAGAGCCCCAGCGACGCCAAGCTGATGAACGTGCTCCTCATGCGGCTGGGAGTGCTCCAGCAGGACCTGGGCTGCCTCGTGAGGAAGGTGGACCACCTCACCGGCGGCATCAAGGAGCACACAGactctttccccttctccagccccagcagccacgACGTCACCAAAGAGGGGTTGCAGAAGGACCATTCCTCCGACTTCCAG CAGCCTGATTTTAGGGACGCCGACCCTTTCCGCATCCCCCACGCCAAGGACACGGACCCCACACATCCCCGGAGCTACAAAACCTGCCGGCCTGAGGAGAACGACTCCTACGCCACCGAG AtgaaggagctgcagctggtgctgtCAGAGGCCAACGAGAGCCTgcgggggctgcaggagcagctctcgCAGGAGAGGCAGCTGAGGAAGGACGAGGTGGACAACTTCTCACAGAAGATCTGCCAG CTGAAGGAGGACCACCAGAAAGCGCTGCTGCGGCGGGAGTTTGAGCTGCAGAGCCTGAACCTGCAGAGGCGGCTGGAGCAGAAGTTCTGGAGCCAGGAGAAGAATCTGCTGGTGCAGGAGTCACAGCAGTTCAGGCAGAGcttccttctgctcttcatGAAGCTCAAGTGGTTCCTCAAGCGCTGGCGCCAGGGCAAGATGGTGCACAGTGAGGGCGAGGACTTTTTGGAG GTGAACAGCATGAAGGAGCTGtacctgctgctggaggaggaggagctcGCCCCACAGCAACAGGCAGACAACAAGATGTgtgctggggacacctggaCCCCCAACACA CCCAACGAGTGCATCAAGACTCTGGCCGACATGAAGGTGAccctgaaggagctgtgcaCGGAGCTGCGGGAGGAGCGGCGCGGGGCCAGcgagctgcagcagcagttcACCAAGGCCAAGGCTGCCTGGGAGATGGAGCGCGCCGAGCTCAAGTGCCACATTGCCCAG ctggagtCAAAGGCAGGCAAAGGGATCGCAGAGCGAGCGCTGCCGGACTGGAAGGTGGCACTGAAGAGGGAGCGTGAGGAGCACCAGCATCTCTTGGCAGAGTCCTACAGCGCCGTCATGGACCTCACCAAGCAGCTGCAGATCAGTGAGAAGAACTGGAACCAGGAGAAGGTGGAGCTGCTGGCTCGCTTcaaggaggagcagcagcaggcagagcagcaagCAAAGGACCTGCAGAACAAACTCAACCAG TTGCAGAAAGGATCCAACCCGTGGGCATTGAAGCACTCGGAAATGGAGAAGCACGGCAGCAACTGGAAAGAG GCTCTCAATGAGAAAATCACAGACAAGGAGACAATCTCTGAAACAGAAGCCAAGGGAACCAACCTCAAAAG GACCAAGTCAGTTTCCTCCATGTCAGAGTTCGAAAGCTTGCTCGACTGTTCTCCCTACCTCCCTGGAAAGACCGTGCCAGGGCTGGGTGACCATGCCCGGGGCAAAAAATCATCCTCAGCCACCCAGCTGCTGCCCAATGGGATCCGGGACAGTGCCAGTGTTCCTCCCTCCAACTGTACATATGTGAATATTGAACAACCCGCCCCCGACAGCCTGGCCAAGGAGAAGCTGGACGTATCCTCCTGGGACTACTCTCGGGCAAGCAGCCTCTCCGGGCACGACCCAGCCCACAAACAAATACAGAGGAGCTACACGGCGCCCGACAAGACCGGGATCCGCATCTACTACAGCCCGCCGGTGGTGCGGCGGCTGGAGGCGCCTCTGGTGCACAACAAGGAGGGCAAGATCATGATCGAACCCGGGTTCTTGTTCACCATGGCCAAGCCAAAGGAGCCGGAGGAGTCGGCCAGCACCGAGGGCACCTACAGCCAGTGGCTGTGCAACTTCTCCAAGCAGCAGCGGGAGCTGCTGGACGGCGGCACGGTGGAGGGCGCGGTGCCGCCGGTGCCGCGCTTCCCGCCGGCGCTGCACGACCTGGAGATCTCGGGCAACATGAGCGACGACATGAAGGAGATCACCAACTGCGTGCGGCAGGCCATCCGCTCCAGCTCCCTCGAGAGGAAGGTGAAAAGCACCTCCAGCCAGACGGTGGGGCTGGCCCACGTGGGGACACAGACCATCCAGACGGTGAGCGTCGGCCTCCAGACCGACCTCCCGCGCGGCGCCGGCGTGCACAGCAAGAGCTGGTCCCCGCGCAGCTCCTCCCTCGTGTCCGTGCGCAGCAAGCAGATCTCCTCCTCCCTGGATAAGGTCCACTCCAGGATCGAGCGGCCGTGCTGCTCCCCAAAATACGGCTCTCCGAAGCTCCAGAGGAGGTCTTCCTCCAAGCTGGACGCCTCCAAGGACAGGAGCCTGTGGAACTTGCACCAGGGTAAGCAGAATGGCTCCGCCTGGGCCCGCTCCACCACCACCCGCGACAGCCCCGTCCTCAGCAACATCAACGACGGCTTGTCCAGCTTGTTCAGCGTGGTGGAGCACGCGGGCAGCACCGAGTCCATCTGGAAGCCGGGCTGCCCTGAGAGCAGCCGGGCCAAGCCTGAAGCACCCAAGTATGGCCTTGTGCAGGAGTTCTTCAGGAATGTCTGCGGGCGGGCACAGAGCCCCACCACCCCCCAGGAGAAGAAGGAGGCCgctggggaggagggcagcaaGAGAGCCGAGCACCCCAGCGCCGTCACCCACCACCCAGCTGAAAACATCTCCCGCGTCCTGAACAAAAAGGTCCTCAAGCAGAGCAGCTGCGAGGACCCCAAGCCCTCGTCCCCCGGGCAGGGCAGTAAGGACACAGCCCTGCGGGACCCCGACCTCATCTCGGCCTTAGCCAGCGAG GACACGGCGTGTGACTGCAGCTCCCAGTCCCTCACCTCCTGCTTCGCCCGGCCGTCCCGCTCCGCCGTCCGCCACTCCCCCTCCAAGTGCAAACTGCACCCCGCGGACCCCCCCAGGGCGGAGGAGAAGCCGGGGGCCTCGA CCTGCAATGTAAAACcaagtgcattttaa
- the MTCL2 gene encoding microtubule cross-linking factor 2 isoform X2, translating to MEAEPAEPGPPAPPPPPPPPPLPERKKKPQRAPSPARPKEVPGWSLAKSRRGGPGGHPGAAPRLSAGGAHPHPHPRRAGGKDGRPEKRGAAGARPGGKGPAGRGAARPKGRRHGADTAAPGARRTASAPGSVPAPGPSSGLTDSSSEVSDCSASEEAKLLSLELGLSGSDGESPGSAPPPPPSAGEASPLPEEPSVASVASSRLQLSTSLAFSDLTEELLDAGTDGLLRELEDLRSENDYLKDEIEELRAEMLEMRDVYMEEDVYQLQELRQQLDQASKTCRILQYRLRKAERRSLRVAQTGQVDGELIHSLEQDVKVAKDVSVRLHNELEVVEKKRIRLEEENEDLRQRLIETELAKQVVQNEMDKLRENSLKKRGSRSLGKTEKKPSVQEDSADLKCQLHFAKEESALMCKKLTKLAKENDGMKEELLKYRSLYGDLDSSLSVEELADSPHSREAELKVHLKLVEEEANILSRRIVELEVENRGLRAEMDDMKGQGDRELPGQDTRFLVGISSCGDGGDTVAELRRHLQFVEEEAELLRRSLLELEDQNKLLLNELSKYKSDHELDVTLSEDSCSVVSEPSQEELATAKVQISELSGKVKKLQYENRVLLSNLQRCDLASCQTTRPMLETDAEAGDSAQCVPTVGWRDGTGGGEADGQDRVPGNGKVLDGPAKVLKPKDLETLLGIRDQATLVSKAIDVLISDANGFTSGLKACLDNECAGVLLGEAVGSGGESPSDAKLMNVLLMRLGVLQQDLGCLVRKVDHLTGGIKEHTDSFPFSSPSSHDVTKEGLQKDHSSDFQPDFRDADPFRIPHAKDTDPTHPRSYKTCRPEENDSYATEMKELQLVLSEANESLRGLQEQLSQERQLRKDEVDNFSQKICQLKEDHQKALLRREFELQSLNLQRRLEQKFWSQEKNLLVQESQQFRQSFLLLFMKLKWFLKRWRQGKMVHSEGEDFLEVNSMKELYLLLEEEELAPQQQADNKMCAGDTWTPNTPNECIKTLADMKVTLKELCTELREERRGASELQQQFTKAKAAWEMERAELKCHIAQLESKAGKGIAERALPDWKVALKREREEHQHLLAESYSAVMDLTKQLQISEKNWNQEKVELLARFKEEQQQAEQQAKDLQNKLNQLQKGSNPWALKHSEMEKHGSNWKEALNEKITDKETISETEAKGTNLKRTKSVSSMSEFESLLDCSPYLPGKTVPGLGDHARGKKSSSATQLLPNGIRDSASVPPSNCTYVNIEQPAPDSLAKEKLDVSSWDYSRASSLSGHDPAHKQIQRSYTAPDKTGIRIYYSPPVVRRLEAPLVHNKEGKIMIEPGFLFTMAKPKEPEESASTEGTYSQWLCNFSKQQRELLDGGTVEGAVPPVPRFPPALHDLEISGNMSDDMKEITNCVRQAIRSSSLERKVKSTSSQTVGLAHVGTQTIQTVSVGLQTDLPRGAGVHSKSWSPRSSSLVSVRSKQISSSLDKVHSRIERPCCSPKYGSPKLQRRSSSKLDASKDRSLWNLHQGKQNGSAWARSTTTRDSPVLSNINDGLSSLFSVVEHAGSTESIWKPGCPESSRAKPEAPKYGLVQEFFRNVCGRAQSPTTPQEKKEAAGEEGSKRAEHPSAVTHHPAENISRVLNKKVLKQSSCEDPKPSSPGQGSKDTALRDPDLISALASEDTACDCSSQSLTSCFARPSRSAVRHSPSKCKLHPADPPRAEEKPGASTCNVKPSAF from the exons gccggcggggcgcggcgcggcgcggccgAAGGGCCGGCGGCACGGAGCCGACACGGCGGCCCCCGGGGCGCGGAGAACGGCGTCGGCGCCCGGCTCGGTGCCGGCGCCCGGGCCGAGCTCCGGGCTGACCGACAGCAGCTCGGAGGTGTCGGACTGCAGCGCCTCGGAGGAGGCGAAGCTGCTCTcgctggagctggggctgagcgGCAGCGATGGCGAGTCCCCCGGCagcgccccgccgccgccgccctcgGCCGGGGAGGCGTCGCCGCTGCCCGAGGAGCCCTCGGTCGCCTCCGTGGCCAGCAGCCGCCTGCAGCTCAGCACCTCGCTCGCCTTCTCCGACCTCACCGAGGAGCTGCTGGACGCCGGCACCGACGGGCTGCTCCGCGAGCTGGAGGACCTGCGCTCCGAGAACGACTATCTCAAG GATGAGATCGAGGAGCTGCGCGCCGAGATGCTGGAGATGAGGGATGTCTACATGGAGGAGGACGTGTaccagctgcaggagctccGGCAGCAGCTGGACCAGGCCAGCAAGACGTGCCGCATCCTGCAGTACCGGCTGCGCAAGGCCGAGCGCCGCAGCCTGCGCGTGGCACAGACCGGCCAGGTGGACGGAGAGCTCATCCACAGCCTCGAGCAGGACGTCAAG GTGGCCAAGGACGTCTCTGTGCGGCTCCACAATGAGCTGGAGGTGGTGGAGAAGAAGAGGatcaggctggaggaggagaacgAGGACCTGCGCCAGCGGCTCATCGAGACCGAGCTGGCCAAACAGGTGGTGCAGAACGAGATGGACAAGCTCCGAGAG aatTCCCTCAAGAAACGGGGGTCTCGCTCCCTTGGGAAGACAGAGAAGAAGCCATCAGTGCAG GAGGACAGCGCAGACCTGAAGTGCCAGCTGCATTTTGCCAAGGAGGAGTCGGCCCTGATGTGCAAGAAGCTGACCAAGCTGGCCAAGGAGAATGATGGGAtgaaggaggagctgctgaagtACCGGTCCCTGTACGGGGACCTCGACAGCTCCCTCTCCGTGGAGGAGCTGGCTGACTCTCCCCATTCCCGCGAGGCCGAGCTGAAGGTGCACCTCAAGCTGGTGGAAGAGGAAGCCAACATCCTCAGCCGGAGGATAGTGGAGCTGGAGGTGGAGAACCGCGGGCTGCGGGCGGAGATGGACGACATGAAGGGCcagggggacagggagctgCCGGGGCAGGACACGCGGTTCCTGGTGGGCATCTCGAGCTGCGGGGACGGAGGGGACACGGTGGCGGAGCTGCGCCGGCACCTGCAGTTTGTGGAGGAGGAGGCCGAGCTGCTGAGGCGCtcgctgctggagctggaggaccaGAACAAGCTCCTGCTGAACGAGCTGAGCAAGTACAAGTCGGACCACGAGCTGGACGTGACGCTGTCGGAGGACAGCTGCTCGGTGGTCAGCGAGCCCTCGCAGGAGGAGCTGGCCACGGCCAAGGTGCAGATCAGCGAGCTGAGCGGGAAGGTGAAGAAGCTGCAGTACGAGAACCGCGTGCTGCTCTCCAACCTGCAGCGCTGCGACCTGGCCTCCTGCCAGACCACCCGGCCCATGCTGGAGACCGACGCCGAGGCCGGAGACTCGGCACAGTGCGTCCCCACCGTTGGCTGGAGGGACGGCACGGGCGGCGGCGAGGCCGACGGGCAGGACAGGGTGCCTGGCAACGGGAAGGTGCTCGATGGCCCCGCCAAGGTGCTCAAGCCCAAAGACCTGGAGACTTTGCTGGGCATCAGGGACCAGGCGACGCTCGTCAGCAAAGCGATCGACGTCTTAATTTCGGATGCCAACGGCTTCACCTCCGGGCTGAAGGCTTGCTTGGACAACGAGTGCGCGGGGGTGCTGCTGGGCGAGGCGGTGGGCAGTGGTGGTGAGAGCCCCAGCGACGCCAAGCTGATGAACGTGCTCCTCATGCGGCTGGGAGTGCTCCAGCAGGACCTGGGCTGCCTCGTGAGGAAGGTGGACCACCTCACCGGCGGCATCAAGGAGCACACAGactctttccccttctccagccccagcagccacgACGTCACCAAAGAGGGGTTGCAGAAGGACCATTCCTCCGACTTCCAG CCTGATTTTAGGGACGCCGACCCTTTCCGCATCCCCCACGCCAAGGACACGGACCCCACACATCCCCGGAGCTACAAAACCTGCCGGCCTGAGGAGAACGACTCCTACGCCACCGAG AtgaaggagctgcagctggtgctgtCAGAGGCCAACGAGAGCCTgcgggggctgcaggagcagctctcgCAGGAGAGGCAGCTGAGGAAGGACGAGGTGGACAACTTCTCACAGAAGATCTGCCAG CTGAAGGAGGACCACCAGAAAGCGCTGCTGCGGCGGGAGTTTGAGCTGCAGAGCCTGAACCTGCAGAGGCGGCTGGAGCAGAAGTTCTGGAGCCAGGAGAAGAATCTGCTGGTGCAGGAGTCACAGCAGTTCAGGCAGAGcttccttctgctcttcatGAAGCTCAAGTGGTTCCTCAAGCGCTGGCGCCAGGGCAAGATGGTGCACAGTGAGGGCGAGGACTTTTTGGAG GTGAACAGCATGAAGGAGCTGtacctgctgctggaggaggaggagctcGCCCCACAGCAACAGGCAGACAACAAGATGTgtgctggggacacctggaCCCCCAACACA CCCAACGAGTGCATCAAGACTCTGGCCGACATGAAGGTGAccctgaaggagctgtgcaCGGAGCTGCGGGAGGAGCGGCGCGGGGCCAGcgagctgcagcagcagttcACCAAGGCCAAGGCTGCCTGGGAGATGGAGCGCGCCGAGCTCAAGTGCCACATTGCCCAG ctggagtCAAAGGCAGGCAAAGGGATCGCAGAGCGAGCGCTGCCGGACTGGAAGGTGGCACTGAAGAGGGAGCGTGAGGAGCACCAGCATCTCTTGGCAGAGTCCTACAGCGCCGTCATGGACCTCACCAAGCAGCTGCAGATCAGTGAGAAGAACTGGAACCAGGAGAAGGTGGAGCTGCTGGCTCGCTTcaaggaggagcagcagcaggcagagcagcaagCAAAGGACCTGCAGAACAAACTCAACCAG TTGCAGAAAGGATCCAACCCGTGGGCATTGAAGCACTCGGAAATGGAGAAGCACGGCAGCAACTGGAAAGAG GCTCTCAATGAGAAAATCACAGACAAGGAGACAATCTCTGAAACAGAAGCCAAGGGAACCAACCTCAAAAG GACCAAGTCAGTTTCCTCCATGTCAGAGTTCGAAAGCTTGCTCGACTGTTCTCCCTACCTCCCTGGAAAGACCGTGCCAGGGCTGGGTGACCATGCCCGGGGCAAAAAATCATCCTCAGCCACCCAGCTGCTGCCCAATGGGATCCGGGACAGTGCCAGTGTTCCTCCCTCCAACTGTACATATGTGAATATTGAACAACCCGCCCCCGACAGCCTGGCCAAGGAGAAGCTGGACGTATCCTCCTGGGACTACTCTCGGGCAAGCAGCCTCTCCGGGCACGACCCAGCCCACAAACAAATACAGAGGAGCTACACGGCGCCCGACAAGACCGGGATCCGCATCTACTACAGCCCGCCGGTGGTGCGGCGGCTGGAGGCGCCTCTGGTGCACAACAAGGAGGGCAAGATCATGATCGAACCCGGGTTCTTGTTCACCATGGCCAAGCCAAAGGAGCCGGAGGAGTCGGCCAGCACCGAGGGCACCTACAGCCAGTGGCTGTGCAACTTCTCCAAGCAGCAGCGGGAGCTGCTGGACGGCGGCACGGTGGAGGGCGCGGTGCCGCCGGTGCCGCGCTTCCCGCCGGCGCTGCACGACCTGGAGATCTCGGGCAACATGAGCGACGACATGAAGGAGATCACCAACTGCGTGCGGCAGGCCATCCGCTCCAGCTCCCTCGAGAGGAAGGTGAAAAGCACCTCCAGCCAGACGGTGGGGCTGGCCCACGTGGGGACACAGACCATCCAGACGGTGAGCGTCGGCCTCCAGACCGACCTCCCGCGCGGCGCCGGCGTGCACAGCAAGAGCTGGTCCCCGCGCAGCTCCTCCCTCGTGTCCGTGCGCAGCAAGCAGATCTCCTCCTCCCTGGATAAGGTCCACTCCAGGATCGAGCGGCCGTGCTGCTCCCCAAAATACGGCTCTCCGAAGCTCCAGAGGAGGTCTTCCTCCAAGCTGGACGCCTCCAAGGACAGGAGCCTGTGGAACTTGCACCAGGGTAAGCAGAATGGCTCCGCCTGGGCCCGCTCCACCACCACCCGCGACAGCCCCGTCCTCAGCAACATCAACGACGGCTTGTCCAGCTTGTTCAGCGTGGTGGAGCACGCGGGCAGCACCGAGTCCATCTGGAAGCCGGGCTGCCCTGAGAGCAGCCGGGCCAAGCCTGAAGCACCCAAGTATGGCCTTGTGCAGGAGTTCTTCAGGAATGTCTGCGGGCGGGCACAGAGCCCCACCACCCCCCAGGAGAAGAAGGAGGCCgctggggaggagggcagcaaGAGAGCCGAGCACCCCAGCGCCGTCACCCACCACCCAGCTGAAAACATCTCCCGCGTCCTGAACAAAAAGGTCCTCAAGCAGAGCAGCTGCGAGGACCCCAAGCCCTCGTCCCCCGGGCAGGGCAGTAAGGACACAGCCCTGCGGGACCCCGACCTCATCTCGGCCTTAGCCAGCGAG GACACGGCGTGTGACTGCAGCTCCCAGTCCCTCACCTCCTGCTTCGCCCGGCCGTCCCGCTCCGCCGTCCGCCACTCCCCCTCCAAGTGCAAACTGCACCCCGCGGACCCCCCCAGGGCGGAGGAGAAGCCGGGGGCCTCGA CCTGCAATGTAAAACcaagtgcattttaa